Proteins encoded together in one Lysinibacillus sp. FSL K6-0232 window:
- a CDS encoding NCS2 family permease: MKKYFEFDKLGTNYRREILGGFTTFLAMAYILVVNPLTLTLANVADLPEALRMNYGAVFVATAVAAAIGSFIMGILAKYPLALAPGLGLNAFFAYTVVLTNGSPWQHALAAVFVSGVFFLILTLTGLREKLINAIPMELKLAVGAGIGLFIAFIGLKNAGIVIANPATFVGVGNLTDPEVLLAIFGIIITVIFLVRGVKAGVFLGMAITAIAGMIFGLVDLPEKVFAVPPSIEPTFGALFSAFGDAEFYTLSMLSVILTFLFVDFFDNAGTLMAVANQAGFVKDNKLPRAGRALISDSIATIVGSIFGTSTITSFVESSSGVAAGARTGFASIVTGILFLLSLFFLPLLSVVTSAVTAPALIVVGVLMVASLGKIDWEKFEVAVPAFFTMLMMPLTFSIATGVAIGFVFYPLTMVVKGRAKDVHPIMYVFGLIFLLYLATATH; the protein is encoded by the coding sequence ATGAAAAAGTATTTCGAGTTTGATAAACTTGGAACGAATTATCGAAGAGAGATTCTTGGGGGATTCACAACATTTTTAGCAATGGCTTATATCCTTGTCGTTAACCCATTAACATTAACGCTGGCAAATGTTGCAGATTTACCAGAGGCACTTCGCATGAACTATGGGGCTGTATTCGTAGCGACAGCAGTTGCAGCAGCAATCGGTTCGTTTATTATGGGAATATTGGCGAAATATCCATTAGCGTTAGCCCCAGGGCTTGGTTTAAATGCATTTTTCGCTTATACGGTTGTTTTAACGAATGGTAGCCCATGGCAACATGCGTTAGCTGCAGTTTTTGTATCAGGTGTGTTTTTCCTCATCTTAACGTTAACAGGATTACGTGAAAAATTAATTAACGCTATTCCAATGGAGTTAAAATTAGCTGTTGGTGCGGGTATTGGTTTATTTATCGCATTTATTGGTTTAAAAAATGCAGGTATTGTTATCGCAAATCCAGCAACATTTGTAGGGGTTGGTAATTTAACAGACCCAGAAGTGTTATTAGCAATTTTCGGTATTATTATTACAGTTATTTTCTTAGTTCGTGGTGTAAAAGCTGGTGTATTTTTAGGGATGGCAATCACGGCAATAGCAGGTATGATTTTTGGTTTAGTTGATTTACCAGAGAAGGTTTTTGCCGTACCACCTTCAATTGAGCCAACATTTGGCGCACTATTCTCGGCATTTGGTGATGCAGAATTTTACACGCTATCAATGCTATCAGTTATTTTAACGTTCTTATTTGTTGATTTCTTTGATAACGCAGGTACATTAATGGCTGTAGCGAACCAAGCAGGCTTTGTAAAAGATAATAAATTACCGCGTGCAGGGAGAGCATTGATTTCCGATTCAATTGCAACAATCGTAGGTTCTATTTTTGGTACATCAACAATTACTTCATTTGTGGAGTCTTCATCAGGTGTAGCAGCTGGAGCTCGTACAGGCTTTGCTTCAATTGTAACAGGTATATTGTTCTTATTATCTTTATTCTTTTTACCGTTATTAAGTGTCGTTACATCAGCAGTAACAGCTCCAGCATTAATTGTTGTAGGTGTATTAATGGTTGCCTCACTAGGTAAAATTGATTGGGAGAAATTTGAGGTGGCTGTACCCGCATTCTTCACGATGCTAATGATGCCATTAACATTTTCAATCGCAACTGGTGTCGCAATCGGTTTTGTATTTTACCCATTAACAATGGTTGTTAAAGGCCGTGCAAAAGATGTTCATCCAATCATGTATGTATTTGGTTTAATTTTCTTATTATATCTTGCAACAGCAACACATTAA